From Deinococcus aestuarii, one genomic window encodes:
- a CDS encoding 2'-5' RNA ligase family protein yields the protein MANSPSFLVGLLAPPDLAARVEEFRAGLRMRESTPHVTVKARSGLSPDLSWADSARGAVAAHPPVTLSIEGARVFANRGAVYLRVHSPDAVALHLRLLDALRPAYRFGYEGPHMTPHLTLVLGRRGVDVSTVLQEARATFADLDTTPLTFTAREVWLMRKPGPGGLYVPLEAWPLLD from the coding sequence GTGGCTAACTCGCCGTCCTTCCTCGTCGGCCTCCTTGCGCCGCCCGACCTCGCGGCCCGTGTCGAGGAGTTTCGCGCCGGGTTGAGGATGCGAGAAAGCACCCCACATGTCACCGTCAAAGCCCGGAGCGGCCTGAGTCCCGACCTTTCCTGGGCGGACTCCGCGCGGGGGGCGGTGGCGGCCCACCCACCCGTCACCCTGAGCATCGAGGGCGCGCGGGTCTTTGCGAACCGCGGCGCCGTCTACCTCCGGGTCCACTCGCCGGATGCGGTCGCCCTGCACCTCCGGCTTCTCGACGCCCTGCGCCCGGCCTACCGTTTCGGCTACGAGGGACCGCACATGACGCCTCACCTCACCCTCGTGCTGGGGCGGCGCGGGGTGGACGTGTCCACCGTGTTGCAGGAGGCTCGGGCGACCTTTGCCGACCTGGACACGACGCCCCTCACCTTCACCGCGCGGGAAGTGTGGCTGATGCGCAAGCCCGGACCCGGTGGGCTGTACGTGCCGTTGGAGGCTTGGCCGCTCTTAGATTAA